Proteins from a single region of Candidatus Delongbacteria bacterium:
- a CDS encoding Maf family protein has translation MFWLQAVETLPPLVLASASPRRRELLTRVGLSFQVAHAELDEEPRPGEGPAELVERLALEKGAAVAARGARGVVLSADTVVALEDDVLGKPRDPAEAREMLRRLAGRWHRVYTGWALQGAGPWSGWPTRVGHETTRVLFHELSPAQIAAYVATGEPLDKAGAYGIQDGGALLVAALDGDYFNVMGLPVARVCRELVALAQGANPPAPGPARA, from the coding sequence ATGTTCTGGCTGCAGGCTGTGGAAACCCTGCCGCCGCTGGTGTTGGCCTCGGCCTCGCCGCGCCGGCGCGAATTGTTGACCCGGGTGGGCTTGAGTTTTCAGGTGGCCCACGCGGAGCTGGACGAGGAGCCCCGGCCGGGGGAGGGCCCGGCGGAACTGGTGGAGCGCCTGGCGCTGGAGAAGGGCGCGGCCGTGGCCGCCCGGGGCGCCCGGGGCGTGGTGCTCAGCGCCGACACGGTGGTGGCGCTGGAGGACGACGTGCTGGGCAAGCCCCGGGACCCGGCCGAGGCGCGGGAGATGCTGCGCCGGCTGGCCGGGCGCTGGCACCGCGTCTACACGGGCTGGGCCCTGCAGGGCGCCGGGCCCTGGAGTGGCTGGCCCACGCGGGTCGGGCACGAGACCACGCGCGTGCTCTTCCACGAGCTCAGCCCGGCCCAGATCGCGGCCTACGTGGCCACGGGCGAGCCGCTGGACAAGGCCGGCGCCTATGGCATCCAGGACGGCGGGGCCCTGCTGGTGGCGGCGCTGGACGGCGACTACTTCAACGTGATGGGCCTGCCCGTGGCCCGGGTCTGCCGGGAGCTGGTGGCGCTGGCACAGGGCGCGAATCCGCCCGCTCCAGGCCCGGCGCGCGCCTGA
- a CDS encoding helix-turn-helix transcriptional regulator — MEDGKPAQQSFVRDLQAAREYQHVSLDHVAQETHISPEFLRALEDGAWERIPAPFLRGYLTAYAECVGMVREKVLKRFDELNWQAPPLAQPEEAPAPRPVLPRIPFPARRPEPEPAPAPLHAPRGRETLVPSIWSVVPSSIKGLAGGVLLTLLGLLVWGLIWLGSGPDADERGEGAPLESVLDADAPALQGFAPFQLQLRLKRPARLTVRSQEGELFAGPLPADSTLRLSSSLELEVQAERLEDLLVWRDGRALDLPTETGRAELRVARESVRVIRRSP, encoded by the coding sequence ATGGAAGACGGCAAACCGGCACAGCAGTCCTTCGTCCGCGACCTGCAGGCGGCGCGTGAGTACCAGCACGTGAGCCTGGATCACGTCGCCCAGGAGACCCACATCTCGCCCGAGTTCCTGCGGGCCCTGGAGGACGGCGCCTGGGAGCGGATTCCCGCCCCCTTCCTGCGCGGCTATCTCACCGCCTATGCCGAGTGCGTGGGCATGGTCCGCGAGAAAGTCCTCAAGCGCTTCGACGAGCTGAACTGGCAGGCGCCGCCGCTGGCCCAGCCGGAGGAGGCGCCGGCCCCGCGCCCCGTCCTGCCGCGCATTCCCTTTCCCGCCAGGCGACCGGAGCCCGAACCCGCCCCCGCGCCGCTGCACGCGCCCCGCGGTCGCGAGACCCTGGTGCCGTCCATCTGGAGCGTGGTGCCCTCCTCGATCAAGGGCCTGGCCGGGGGCGTGCTGCTCACGCTGCTGGGCCTGCTGGTTTGGGGCCTGATCTGGCTGGGCAGCGGTCCGGACGCGGACGAGCGCGGGGAGGGTGCCCCGCTGGAGAGCGTGCTGGACGCGGACGCCCCCGCCCTGCAGGGCTTCGCCCCCTTCCAGCTCCAGCTGCGTCTCAAACGCCCGGCCCGGCTCACCGTCCGCAGCCAGGAGGGCGAGCTCTTCGCCGGGCCGCTGCCGGCGGATTCCACCCTGCGGCTGAGCAGCTCGCTGGAACTGGAAGTGCAGGCCGAGCGGCTGGAGGACCTGCTGGTCTGGCGCGACGGCCGCGCCCTGGATCTCCCCACGGAGACGGGTCGCGCCGAACTGCGCGTGGCCCGCGAATCGGTCCGGGTCATTCGGAGGAGCCCATGA
- a CDS encoding response regulator → MSEAMPRLGEIAQEQESRERASWRVLVVDDEPFNVDLLRFELEDRGLQVITAGDGREALRLLQAGERPDLALLDVMMPYLDGIGLTRAIRELPGLENLPIILLTAKGELEDKVEGFQARADDYVVKPFDIEDVFARVEVQLRIGFYLKRRRAHTEAHSRVAMVGAAAHELAQPLAGASGYLQLLQATVERAALEAAGFDSRIERIRHCLLKTRDVARRLEQLERVALEDYPCGSQIINLQESIQPVVSRDPDDPRLLVLPAEAGTARDSGAERELARQGVILLEEEALAGREAEVDLVLLSAADRPELVLPVLERLRKHWEAPQLLMPPVLALLPGRGLESGTPGVGLIRLGVQDVLARPYRLEELLLRLRSRVRLQRLRMSDLLTQSLDAARQVREAALSGFIPHVDNCLVGLEELRMDDGALGERLADFSRQLDGLTGAVRRLQARNVPGLGGAPRE, encoded by the coding sequence ATGAGCGAGGCCATGCCGCGGTTGGGGGAGATCGCCCAGGAGCAGGAGAGCCGCGAGCGGGCCTCCTGGCGCGTCCTGGTGGTGGACGACGAGCCTTTCAACGTGGATCTGCTGCGCTTCGAGCTGGAAGACCGCGGGCTGCAGGTAATCACCGCCGGCGACGGGCGCGAGGCCCTGCGTCTGCTGCAGGCGGGCGAGCGGCCCGACCTGGCCCTGCTGGACGTGATGATGCCCTACCTGGACGGCATCGGACTCACCCGGGCCATCCGCGAACTGCCCGGCCTGGAAAACCTGCCGATCATCCTGCTCACCGCCAAGGGCGAGCTGGAGGACAAGGTGGAGGGCTTTCAGGCCCGGGCCGACGACTACGTGGTCAAGCCCTTCGACATCGAGGATGTCTTCGCCCGGGTGGAGGTCCAGCTGCGCATCGGCTTCTACCTGAAGCGCCGGCGCGCCCACACCGAGGCCCATTCCCGCGTGGCCATGGTGGGGGCGGCGGCCCACGAGCTGGCCCAGCCCCTGGCCGGCGCCAGCGGATATCTGCAGCTGCTCCAGGCCACGGTGGAGCGGGCTGCGCTCGAGGCTGCGGGCTTCGACTCGCGCATCGAGCGCATCCGCCACTGCCTGCTCAAGACCCGGGACGTGGCCCGGCGCCTGGAGCAATTGGAGCGCGTGGCCCTGGAGGACTATCCCTGCGGGTCCCAGATCATCAACCTCCAGGAATCCATCCAGCCCGTGGTCAGCCGGGATCCGGACGATCCCCGTCTGCTGGTGTTGCCCGCGGAGGCCGGCACGGCGCGGGATTCCGGCGCCGAACGCGAGTTGGCGCGCCAGGGCGTGATCCTGCTGGAGGAAGAGGCCCTGGCGGGCCGCGAGGCCGAGGTGGACCTGGTGCTGCTCAGCGCGGCGGACCGCCCCGAGCTGGTCCTGCCCGTGTTGGAACGCCTGCGCAAGCATTGGGAAGCCCCCCAGCTGCTGATGCCCCCCGTGCTGGCCCTCCTTCCCGGGCGCGGCCTGGAGTCGGGCACGCCGGGCGTGGGTCTGATCCGGCTGGGCGTGCAGGACGTGTTGGCTCGCCCCTACCGGCTAGAGGAGTTGCTGCTGCGCCTGCGCAGCCGGGTGCGCCTGCAGCGCCTGCGCATGAGCGACCTGCTCACCCAGAGCCTAGACGCCGCCCGCCAGGTGCGCGAAGCCGCGCTGAGCGGGTTCATCCCCCACGTGGACAATTGCCTGGTCGGGCTGGAGGAGTTGCGCATGGACGACGGGGCGCTGGGGGAGCGGCTGGCGGACTTCTCGCGCCAGCTGGACGGCCTGACCGGCGCGGTGCGGCGTCTGCAGGCCCGCAACGTGCCGGGCCTGGGCGGCGCCCCGCGGGAATGA